The Halobacterium hubeiense genome contains the following window.
GGCCGAGCGCTCCCGCGAGGGCGTCGAGCGCGGTCTCCCGAACTCCGTGTACGGCGTGACGATAGTCGAGCAGTCCTCCGGCGAGACAGTCGGCATGGCCCGCATCGTCGGCGACGGCGGTTCCGTCTACCACATCTGCGACATGGCCGTCCACCCCGACCACCAGCGGCAGGGACTGGGCTCCCGGATGATGGACGCGATAATGCGCTACGTCGAGGAAAATGCCCCGGAGAGCGCGTACGTGAACCTGATGGCGGACGTGGACGGTTTCTACGAGCAGTGGGGCTTCGAGGAGACCCGTCCCGCGTCGAAGGGGATGTTCTACCGCGCGTAGCTACGGCTCGGTGTCGAAGGCGTCGTGCTCGACGACGTAGCCGACGCCGATTACCGCGAGCGTGAGGCCGCCCACCGCGACGAGCGCGCCGTACGCGAGGTCGCCGGTTCCCGGCTGGTCACCGAGCGTCGTGACGCCGGAGACGACCAGCGAGAGGCCGAGCGCGACGTTCCCGAGCCCTGCGAGTATCGACCAGCGCACGCGGTCGGTGACGCCGGACGCGAAGA
Protein-coding sequences here:
- a CDS encoding GNAT family N-acetyltransferase → MSYELREELPTPERFRELRAAAGMAERSREGVERGLPNSVYGVTIVEQSSGETVGMARIVGDGGSVYHICDMAVHPDHQRQGLGSRMMDAIMRYVEENAPESAYVNLMADVDGFYEQWGFEETRPASKGMFYRA